A single window of Nicotiana sylvestris chromosome 3, ASM39365v2, whole genome shotgun sequence DNA harbors:
- the LOC138887164 gene encoding uncharacterized protein yields MVRKMKSLEQNIKNIQGLSGHKCVTFSDLCMFPHIHLPPGFKTPKFQKYDGHNDPIAHLKRYCNQLRGGRGKEELLMPYFGESLVGAASEWFIYQDISHWHVWDDMAQTFIKQFQYNIDIVPDCNSLSSMKKKLAESFREYVVRWREQASRVKPPMDEHELITVFLQDQDPDYFQNMMAAMGRPFADAIKIGEMVGNGLNTGRIISQAALKEATKEIYNRPNSLDNQKKKDEEAMMASQAKRGQQGAPQPPDPQYSVAPQYATQSYAKPPNCQHMWAPTLTYLLQKH; encoded by the coding sequence ATGGTCAGGAAAATGAAAAGTCTTGAGCAGAACATAAAGAACATCCAAGGACTAAGTGGTCACAAATGTGTCACATTCAGTGATctgtgcatgtttcctcacaTCCATTTACCCCCAGGGTTCAAGACACCAAAATTTCAGAAATATGATGGACACAACGACCCTATCGCCCacttgaaaaggtattgcaaccagCTGAGGGGTGGAAGAGGAAAAGAAGAGTTGCTGATGCCTTATTTTGGGGAGAGTCTGGTAGGGGCAGCCTCTGAATGGTTCATTTACCAAGATATCTCTCACTGGCATGTTTGGGACGATATGGCCCAGACCTTCATCAAACAATttcagtacaacattgatattgtgCCAGATTGCAATTCCTTGTCCAGTATGAAGAAAAAGCTGGCTGAAAGCTTCAGGGAGTATGTCGTTAGGTGGAGAGAGCAAGCATCTAGAGTTAAACCACCCATGGATGAACATGAGttaataactgtcttccttcaggaTCAGGATCctgattattttcaaaatatgatGGCTGCAATGGGTAGACCTTTTGCTGatgcaatcaagataggagaaatgGTCGGGAATGGCCTCAATACTGGTCGAATTATAAGTCAAGCGGCTCTCAAAGAAGCCACCAAGGAAATCTATAATAGGCCGAATAGCCTTGATAACCAAAAGAAGAAAGATGAGGAGGCCATGATGGCATCACAGGCAAAAAGAGGCCAACAAGGAGCACCTCAACCCCCGGATCCGCAATACTCAGTTGCTCCACAGTATGCAACTCAGTCTTATGCCAAGCCACCCAATTGCCAACATATGTGGGCCCCAACTTTAACATACCTTCTTCAAAAACATTAG